DNA from Agathobaculum sp. NTUH-O15-33:
GACAAGCCGTACCGCAAGTCGGCAACGACCGTCGGTAACGTGCTTGGCCGTTACCATCCGCACGGCGACGCTTCGGTATACGACGCGCTTGTGCGTATGGCGCAGCCTTTTTCCCTGCACTATCCGCTGATTGACGGCCACGGTAACTTTGGTTCGGTTGACGGCGATCCCCCGGCGGCTTACCGTTATACCGAAGCCCGCATGGCCAGAGTAGCAAATTATATGCTGGCGGATATCAAGAAGGATACGGTCGATTTTGGGCCGAACTTCGATGAAGAGCGCAAGGAACCGCTTGTTCTGCCTTCCCGCTATCCCAATCTGTTGGTCAACGGTTCTTCCGGTATCGCGGTCGGTATGGCGACCAATATCCCGCCGCATAACATGACCGAAGTGATCGACGGCGTTTGCTACGTGATCGATCACCCGGAAGCCGAGCTGGACGAAATTTGTCAGTTCATTAAGGGCCCGGATTTCCCGACCGGCGGCATTATCATGGGCCGCAGCGGCATCCGCGCGGCCTATGCGACCGGCCGCGGCAAGATCAAGCTGCGCGCCAAGGCGGAAATAGAAGAACTGGCGAACGGAAAAAGCCAGATTATCATTACCGAGATTCCGTATATGGTCAACAAGGCCCGTTTGGTGGAATCCATGGCGCAGCTGGTCAAGGACAAGCGCGTGGACGGCATCACCAATATTCAGGACCATTCCTCGCGCGAGGGCATGCGGATTGTCGTCGACGTGCGGCGCGACGCAAACGCGCAGGTCATTTTGAACCAGCTGTACAGCTATACCCAGCTGCAGGATACCATTTCGATGATCCATATCGCGCTGGTGCCGAGCGCGGCGCACCCGGATAAGCCGCAGCCGCGCGTGCTCACCCTGCGCCAGATCATCGACCATTATATCGAGTTTCAGAAAAACGTGGTCGCCCGCCGCACCCGGTTCGACCTGAAAAAGGCGAAGGACCGCGCGCACATTTTGGAAGGTCTGAAGGTCGCGACCGATAATATCGATCGCATCATCCAGATCATCCGCGCTTCCAAAAACGAAGCGGAAGCCAAGCAGAATTTGATGAACGAGCCGTTCTGGATCGATCAGATCGCGCTGCTCGGCATTGTGGACGGCTCCGATCACTTTGAATTCCATATGGACGAATTACAGGCGCAGGCCATCGTCGATATGCGTTTGGGCCGTTTGTCCGGTCTGGAACAGCAGAAGATCGATGAGGAATACTCTGATCTGGAAGGAAAAATCGCGGGATTTGAGGAAGTTTTGTCGTCTGACTATAACATGTTGCAGGTCGTCAAGGAAGAACTGCAAGAGGTAAAGCAGAGATACGGCGACGAGCGCCACACGCGTATTGAAAATGTAGCGGATGAGATCGATATCGAAGATTTGATCGAGGAGCAGGATTGCGCGTATACGCTAACGCATTTCGGCTATATCAAGCGCCAGCCCACCATGGTTTACCGTTCGCAGAAGCGCGGCGGCCGCGGCGTATCGGCAATGAGCACGCGCGAGGAAGACTTTGCGCGCAATATCTTCATCGGCTCCACCCACGATACTATTTTGTTCTTCTCTGATCGCGGCAAGGTCTACAAGCTCAAGGGCTATCAGATCCCGGAGACCGGCCGTTCGGCCAAGGGCATGAATATCGTCAACCTGCTTGAATTGGAGAACGACGAGAAGATCACCGCCATGTTCCCGATCAAGGAATTTGTCGATGATAAATTCCTGTTCTTCGTCACCAGACGCGGCACGGTCAAGCGTATCGTATTGAGCGATCTGCAAAATATCCGCCGCGCCGGCCTGCGTGCGCTCAATCTGAACGAGGACGACGCGCTTGTCGACGTTCGTTTGACCGATGGCAATCAAAATATCCTGATCGCCACCCATCAGGGCCGCGCGATCTGCTTTGATGAAAACGAAGTGCGCGCCATGGGCCGTGTGGCCACAGGCGTGCGCGGCATTCGCCTATCGGATGAGGACTATGTCATCGGCGCGGGCCGCGCCCGTCCCGGCGCGCAGGTGCTGAGCATTACCGAAAACGGCTTTGGTAAGCGCACCCCGGTGGAGGAATACACCGTGCACCACCGTGGCGGCGGCGGCATCACGCTGCATAACCTGACGGAAAAGACCGGTCTTGTCGCGGGCCTGTCCATTGTGGATGAGGATAACGACGTGATGATCATCACGAACGACGGCGTTATCATCCGCACACCGGTAGGGGAGATCCGCCAGTGCGGCCGCGGCAGCCAAGGCGTTATCGTCATGCGCACCGGCGACGATGTAAAGGTTATTTCGATTGCCCGCACCGATCACGAGGAGGAAGAGCCCGAGATCGAGGAAGGCGCGGAAACCGTTTCAGAAGAAGCCGAAGAGACAACGGAAGAATAATCGAAAGGCTCACCGCGGAGTTATCCGCGGTGAGCCTTCAGCTTGTCTAAAGAACTCCCTCGCGCCACAGCGCGCATAAAATAGAATTTTGCCGCTTGCAGCAAAATTCATAAAAACCGGGAGCATGTATCTCGGTTTTTATACAAACCGACTTCAAGTGTGCCTGTAAGGCGCGCGCAGAAGCCGGAATTCTCGATCGAAATGGGGCTTTGTTTCGATCGACAGACTGTCAAAACTTGTTTTTTGACAGTCTGAAGGCTCATCGCGGAGTTATCCGCGGTGAGCCTTTTTTATGATTCGTCTGTGAAGGTGAAGATTTCTTCCACACGAAGCCCAAATACCTTTGCGATATCCATCGCCAGCTTGAGGGAAGGATTATACTGTCCCTTTTCCAGCCGTCCTATGGTCTCGCGGCGCACGCCGACCAGTTCGGCCAGCTGGGCCTGATCCATGCTGTGAGCGGCGCGCAGTTCCTTTATTTTTGTTTGCAGCATAATCAGCGCCCAAAACGTTCATAAAGCAGAAAAATACCGTCGTGCAGCAGGTTCAAAACGGCAAATAGCAAAATGATTTCGCTGCGCGAGAGTGAAATAGCCTGAATATCCAGCCGACTGCTTAGCAGCACAAAAATGGCGAATACAAGGAAAAAGCCATCGTACAGCATGGAATTTGCCTTATAATTGTTTTGCGCCGCGCGTTCATCCGGTTTTTCCACCTTGGAGCCGAGCGTGGTGTAAATAATGGCTACCACGGTCGCAAGAAGAATCACGGTAATGACAATCTTCAATGGGACCGGCAACCCTCTGACCGGAAAAAACAGGGCCATGGATTGAAAAAAGACAACGATAGCCCAAGAAATAACGCTGATCAGCTTGGCGCGCGTCAAAGAAAGCATTGGCAATGTCATAGAAATCAACCTTTCAGATGTGATGTATTTGTATCTTTGTGAGATAAATATATCACATACAGGAGAGGATGTCAAGATTTTTATGAATTTGCTTCACCCCGCCGTTTTGCGGCTTTTACCACTCTAATTCTTTTTCTCTTTTGCTTCTTGAAACCGCGCGCAAGATGGCGTATTTGGTTTGCGGTCCTTTAATCGTGGATGGACGCAGTGTCCGCAAAAAATCTCTTTATAATTTTTCCTCGATTTAATATAGTGTTGGCGAAAATATTTGCAGTCCTTACAGATGCTATCCATAATTTATACCTCCTCATTCACCTACATTATAGTCTAAATTTTTAATTTTTGTTGAAAATACACTTAATCGGATGTAAAAAAGCTTTTAGCATTTTTTTCTTCACCCAATTATGCTATAATAAGAAAAAAACATTTGGGAGATACTATGAAAAACGTGACGATCTATACGGACGGCGCTTGTTCGGGCAACCCGGGACCGGGCGGCTGGGGCGCGGTTATGCAATACGGAAAATTTGAAAAAGAGCTGTCCGGTTCCGAACCCATGACCACCAATAACCGCATGGAGCTGCTCGGCGTGATCACCGCGCTGGAGGCGCTATCCGAGCCGTGCATCGTCGATCTTTATTCGGACAGCAAATATGTGGTGGACGGCATTACCAAGGGCTGGGCCAAAAGCTGGCGCGCCAAAGGGTGGGTTAAGGGAGATAAAAAACCCGCGAAAAATCCGGAGCTGTGGGGAAGGCTTCTTGATTTATTGGACAAACATCAGGTAAAGTTCCATTGGGTCAAGGGTCATGCGGACAATCCCTATAATAACCGCTGTGACGAATTGGCCGTGGGGGAGTACCAAAAATACAAATAAGGGGGCGGACGATACGGAACAGAAAGGCCTGCGCCGTGTAAGAACCGGCACGCTAATCTTTTATTATGTGTTCACGATCTGCGCGGGCATTTTTGCCTTAAAACGCGATGCCGCGATCTATAATATTCTTTTGGTGGCGGCCGCGTTTTTGCTGCCCGCCGTACCGCTGTTGCTGTATCGTGTGTTCCATTTGCGCCCGGTCTATTTGCTGGAAATTATTTTTGATTTGTTCGTTCTGGCGGCCGTATCCTTTGCCAGTTTGTTCGGCGGCTATGAGCTGATCCCGATTTGGGATAAAATCCTGCACTTTTTATCCGGTTTCTTATTCGCAGTATTGGGCACGGTCGTTTATTTTTCCATGAAACCCGGACACCGGCGCGAAAAGGCGGACGCCTTTAACGCTGCCCTTTATACTTGGATGTTTTCCATGATGAGCGCGGTGCTTTGGGAGATATGGGAATATATCGTTTCCTTCACCGGTCCGGATCCACAGCAGGTTGCAACGACCGGCGTCGGCGATACGATGCAGGATATCATCGTTTGCACGATCGGCGGGCTGATCACCGGTATTTCTTGCTGGAAGTATCTGCGGCACATGGGTGAGCAACGTCATGTCGGCCTGATGATGCGTCTGTTTGAATCTTATTATCAACAGAATGTGGATAACTTATAAAAAAGGAAAGCCCGCCTAATCGGCGGGCTTTCCTTGAGGATGTCGAAAAATGAGTTTTTCGACATCCTTCGATCGAAACAAAGCCCCATTT
Protein-coding regions in this window:
- a CDS encoding helix-turn-helix transcriptional regulator, whose protein sequence is MLQTKIKELRAAHSMDQAQLAELVGVRRETIGRLEKGQYNPSLKLAMDIAKVFGLRVEEIFTFTDES
- the rnhA gene encoding ribonuclease HI, coding for MKNVTIYTDGACSGNPGPGGWGAVMQYGKFEKELSGSEPMTTNNRMELLGVITALEALSEPCIVDLYSDSKYVVDGITKGWAKSWRAKGWVKGDKKPAKNPELWGRLLDLLDKHQVKFHWVKGHADNPYNNRCDELAVGEYQKYK
- the gyrA gene encoding DNA gyrase subunit A, with protein sequence MSQEYEEQKIIQVDLEREMKKSYIDYAMSVIVGRALPDVRDGLKPVHRRILYAMYEDGLTSDKPYRKSATTVGNVLGRYHPHGDASVYDALVRMAQPFSLHYPLIDGHGNFGSVDGDPPAAYRYTEARMARVANYMLADIKKDTVDFGPNFDEERKEPLVLPSRYPNLLVNGSSGIAVGMATNIPPHNMTEVIDGVCYVIDHPEAELDEICQFIKGPDFPTGGIIMGRSGIRAAYATGRGKIKLRAKAEIEELANGKSQIIITEIPYMVNKARLVESMAQLVKDKRVDGITNIQDHSSREGMRIVVDVRRDANAQVILNQLYSYTQLQDTISMIHIALVPSAAHPDKPQPRVLTLRQIIDHYIEFQKNVVARRTRFDLKKAKDRAHILEGLKVATDNIDRIIQIIRASKNEAEAKQNLMNEPFWIDQIALLGIVDGSDHFEFHMDELQAQAIVDMRLGRLSGLEQQKIDEEYSDLEGKIAGFEEVLSSDYNMLQVVKEELQEVKQRYGDERHTRIENVADEIDIEDLIEEQDCAYTLTHFGYIKRQPTMVYRSQKRGGRGVSAMSTREEDFARNIFIGSTHDTILFFSDRGKVYKLKGYQIPETGRSAKGMNIVNLLELENDEKITAMFPIKEFVDDKFLFFVTRRGTVKRIVLSDLQNIRRAGLRALNLNEDDALVDVRLTDGNQNILIATHQGRAICFDENEVRAMGRVATGVRGIRLSDEDYVIGAGRARPGAQVLSITENGFGKRTPVEEYTVHHRGGGGITLHNLTEKTGLVAGLSIVDEDNDVMIITNDGVIIRTPVGEIRQCGRGSQGVIVMRTGDDVKVISIARTDHEEEEPEIEEGAETVSEEAEETTEE